In Marisediminicola antarctica, one DNA window encodes the following:
- the ychF gene encoding redox-regulated ATPase YchF: protein MALTIAIVGLPNVGKSTLFNALTKNSVLAANYPFATIEPNVGVVNLPDERLAKLAGIFGSERILPAPVSFVDIAGIVKGASVGEGLGNKFLANIREADAIAQVIRGFADPDVIHVDAKVDPASDMETINTELILADLQTLENAQARYDRDLRAKKIDQTTIDTAAKAVAWLNEGRPLSASDIDLEPIRQLGLLTAKPFIYVFNVDEDVLGDSAKLDQLAALVAPAKAIFLDAKLESELIDLDEAEAAELLESTGQAESGLNQLARIGFDTLGLQTYLTAGPKETRAWTIGKGWTAPQAAGVIHTDFQKGFIKAEIVSFDDLVEAGSMADAKAKGKARIEGKEYVMKDGDVVEFRFNV, encoded by the coding sequence GTGGCTCTCACTATTGCAATCGTCGGACTGCCCAATGTCGGCAAGTCCACCCTCTTCAACGCGCTGACCAAGAACTCGGTGCTCGCCGCGAACTACCCGTTCGCGACGATCGAACCGAACGTCGGCGTGGTGAACCTGCCCGATGAGCGCCTCGCGAAGCTCGCCGGCATCTTCGGCTCCGAGCGCATCCTGCCAGCGCCGGTGTCGTTCGTCGACATCGCCGGCATCGTCAAGGGTGCCAGCGTCGGCGAGGGCCTCGGCAACAAGTTCCTCGCAAATATCCGCGAGGCGGATGCGATCGCGCAGGTCATCCGCGGATTCGCCGACCCCGACGTCATCCACGTCGATGCCAAGGTCGACCCGGCCTCCGACATGGAGACGATCAACACCGAGCTGATCCTCGCCGACCTGCAGACCCTCGAGAACGCCCAGGCGCGCTACGACCGCGACCTGCGCGCGAAGAAGATCGACCAGACCACGATCGACACCGCAGCGAAGGCCGTCGCCTGGCTCAACGAGGGCAGGCCGCTCTCGGCATCCGATATCGACCTCGAGCCGATCCGCCAGCTCGGCCTGCTCACCGCGAAGCCGTTCATCTACGTCTTCAACGTCGACGAGGACGTGCTCGGCGACTCCGCCAAGCTCGACCAGCTCGCCGCGCTCGTGGCACCGGCGAAGGCGATCTTCCTCGACGCGAAGCTCGAGTCGGAGCTCATCGACCTCGACGAGGCCGAGGCCGCCGAGCTGCTCGAGAGCACCGGCCAGGCCGAGAGCGGCCTCAACCAGCTCGCCCGCATCGGCTTCGACACCCTCGGCCTGCAGACCTACCTGACGGCCGGTCCGAAGGAGACGCGCGCCTGGACGATCGGCAAGGGCTGGACCGCACCGCAGGCCGCCGGCGTGATCCACACCGACTTCCAGAAGGGCTTCATCAAGGCCGAGATCGTGTCGTTCGACGACCTGGTCGAGGCCGGCTCGATGGCGGATGCGAAGGCCAAGGGCAAGGCGCGCATCGAGGGCAAGGAATATGTCATGAAGGATGGCGATGTGGTGGAGTTCAGGTTCAACGTCTGA
- a CDS encoding GPGG-motif small membrane protein: MATILWIIAAILVIAGIVALFRRQILWGVVLIVVGLLVGPGGVSLFT; this comes from the coding sequence ATGGCCACAATTCTCTGGATCATCGCGGCAATCCTCGTTATTGCGGGCATTGTCGCGCTCTTTCGGCGCCAGATTCTCTGGGGCGTCGTACTCATCGTTGTGGGACTGCTGGTGGGTCCCGGTGGTGTGAGTCTCTTTACTTGA
- a CDS encoding aldehyde dehydrogenase family protein, producing the protein MTLLLKPGTDWHSVTGTARRLAPEAFDSDRIRNLIGGSWRAVGITGEHVSPVDQSPILGPPRVDHDTAVAAVADAARQHREWATVPLDERAARVRAALDGLRESRDAIAMLLVWEIGKPWKIACADIDRCIEGVGWYLGQIGRQLEGRRPLPGPVSNIASWNYPLSVLVHAELVQLLAGNAVIAKTPSQGGFHALTLAHAMMARAGLPVTLLSGVGGELADALVSSPSLGALAFVGGRSNGRAAAVNLANFDKRHILEQEGLNTWGIWDYSNWDELAPLLRKGFEYAKQRCTAYPRYVVQRRLFPTFLEMYLSVIGNLRFGHPLAVEDAADELPDLEFGPVIQKVKATELRAQYDEAITMGGIPLYHGDLSKGKFLPGQDVAAYVAPACVLEPPRAWSLHHSEPFGPIDSIVLVDTEAEFIAAMNVSNGSLVSSVATDDRAFAGRVREEVHSFKFGINRPRSRGDREEVFGGRGASWRGAFVGGDLLVDSVTEGERPLFGNFPDGSRYPDTLDG; encoded by the coding sequence ATGACGCTACTCCTCAAGCCCGGCACCGATTGGCACAGTGTCACCGGCACTGCCCGGCGACTCGCTCCGGAAGCCTTCGACAGCGATCGAATCCGCAATCTTATCGGGGGAAGCTGGCGTGCTGTCGGAATCACCGGGGAGCACGTGAGTCCGGTCGACCAGTCACCGATCCTTGGCCCACCTCGGGTAGACCACGATACGGCTGTCGCGGCCGTCGCTGACGCGGCTCGCCAGCACCGGGAGTGGGCCACCGTACCGCTGGACGAGAGGGCTGCGAGGGTGAGGGCCGCACTTGACGGGCTGCGTGAGAGCCGCGACGCGATCGCGATGCTGCTCGTCTGGGAGATCGGAAAGCCGTGGAAGATCGCCTGCGCCGACATCGACCGCTGCATCGAGGGCGTCGGGTGGTACCTCGGTCAGATCGGGAGGCAGCTCGAGGGCCGGCGACCCTTGCCGGGCCCGGTCTCGAACATCGCGTCGTGGAACTACCCGCTGAGCGTTTTGGTGCACGCCGAGCTCGTGCAGCTGCTGGCGGGCAATGCGGTCATCGCCAAAACCCCTTCACAGGGCGGCTTTCACGCGCTCACGCTGGCGCACGCGATGATGGCGCGGGCCGGCCTGCCCGTCACGCTGCTCTCGGGGGTCGGAGGCGAGCTGGCGGATGCTCTCGTCTCCTCGCCCAGTCTCGGCGCACTTGCCTTCGTGGGTGGGAGATCGAACGGGCGCGCGGCAGCCGTGAACCTCGCGAACTTCGACAAGCGACACATTCTGGAGCAGGAGGGGCTAAACACCTGGGGTATCTGGGACTACTCCAATTGGGATGAGCTCGCACCTCTCCTCCGCAAGGGCTTCGAGTACGCCAAACAGCGCTGCACCGCGTATCCGCGCTACGTGGTGCAGCGACGGCTGTTCCCGACGTTTCTGGAGATGTACCTGTCGGTGATCGGGAACCTTCGATTCGGGCATCCGCTCGCCGTGGAGGATGCCGCGGACGAGTTGCCGGATCTCGAATTCGGTCCGGTGATCCAGAAGGTCAAGGCCACCGAATTGCGCGCGCAATACGACGAGGCGATCACGATGGGCGGCATCCCGCTGTATCACGGCGATCTGTCAAAGGGAAAGTTCCTCCCCGGGCAGGACGTCGCCGCCTACGTCGCTCCAGCATGTGTGCTCGAGCCGCCCAGAGCCTGGTCGCTGCACCACTCGGAGCCGTTCGGACCGATCGACTCGATCGTGCTGGTCGACACCGAGGCGGAATTCATCGCCGCGATGAATGTCTCGAACGGGAGTCTGGTGTCCTCTGTCGCAACGGATGACCGGGCCTTCGCCGGGCGGGTGCGGGAAGAGGTGCATTCCTTCAAGTTCGGCATCAACCGCCCCCGCTCCCGTGGGGATCGGGAAGAGGTGTTCGGTGGACGCGGCGCCTCGTGGCGCGGCGCATTCGTCGGCGGGGACCTGCTCGTTGACTCGGTCACCGAAGGCGAACGGCCACTGTTCGGCAACTTCCCGGACGGGTCACGGTATCCGGACACGCTCGACGGCTGA
- a CDS encoding HhH-GPD-type base excision DNA repair protein: MTLNITGDAAADALLSDDPFALLLGMLLDQQIAMETAFVGPAKIRDRIGNFDPATIAGYDADAFVEVFRETPAVHRFPGSMAGRVQEVARVIASEWNGDASAIWTSGSPDGAEILRRLKALPGFGEQKARIFLALLGKRRGVTAAGWREASAPYGEEGSYRSVADIVDPESLTRVRETKRAAKAAAKKT, encoded by the coding sequence ATGACCCTCAACATCACCGGCGACGCCGCGGCCGACGCCCTGCTCAGCGATGACCCGTTCGCCCTCCTGCTCGGGATGCTGCTCGACCAGCAGATCGCGATGGAGACGGCGTTTGTGGGCCCGGCCAAGATCCGTGACCGGATCGGCAACTTCGATCCGGCGACGATCGCCGGCTATGACGCCGACGCCTTCGTTGAGGTGTTCCGCGAGACGCCGGCGGTGCACCGCTTCCCCGGATCGATGGCGGGGCGCGTGCAGGAGGTGGCCCGCGTGATCGCCAGCGAGTGGAACGGCGATGCATCCGCCATCTGGACCTCCGGCTCGCCGGACGGCGCTGAGATTCTCCGCCGGTTGAAGGCGCTCCCCGGTTTCGGTGAGCAGAAGGCGAGAATCTTCCTGGCGCTTCTCGGCAAGCGGCGCGGGGTCACGGCGGCCGGGTGGCGGGAGGCATCGGCCCCCTACGGAGAGGAAGGCTCGTACCGCTCCGTCGCCGATATTGTCGACCCCGAGTCGCTCACCCGGGTGCGGGAGACGAAGCGGGCGGCGAAGGCGGCGGCCAAGAAGACCTAG
- a CDS encoding ABC-F family ATP-binding cassette domain-containing protein, with protein MSLIRLHDVSVRFENTQILREAFFRLEPGDRVGLIGRNGSGKTTMLKLALEKVAPDSGTVTLEPGIKVGYFSQFSELDGDATITEVLVGLFADIQAVEAELASIDATIAADPSASPELDRLIHRQAELFEEMDRLDGWDYPRRIDRALTTLGFTEAHRVCPIDELSGGWRNRAALAKIVLEAPDVLLLDEPTNYLDVAGVEWLEAWFRDFRGAAIVVSHDRRFLDVVVTRIIEVENFHLHEYPGNFGEYVVQKQFRLKSLEQQFVHESELLAFEAEGISDRREAAKAASRSLDKQLSHIKKSRAPRPVDQIITEIYGGLHIKDVLGRVEMLSKTYGEKVLFDGLNLEIRRGNRIVVLGSNGSGKTTLLRVLTGEEDADSGEVAWAKGAGVVSYNRMLDELDGDDTVTHAVNAMPGSLAFTATRKSVNRFLGMFQFSEADLKQRIGNLSGGQRARVAMAQCLLSGASVLLLDEPTNHLDMASTQVMERALVHFPGAVIVVSHDRFFTDKIATRRLVFGSDGAAPGEIDVRAA; from the coding sequence ATGAGCCTGATCCGACTGCACGACGTGAGCGTTCGCTTCGAGAACACCCAGATTCTGCGTGAGGCGTTCTTCCGCCTCGAGCCCGGCGACCGGGTGGGCCTGATCGGCCGCAACGGCTCGGGCAAGACCACGATGCTCAAGCTGGCGCTCGAGAAGGTCGCTCCCGACAGCGGCACCGTCACGCTCGAGCCGGGAATCAAGGTGGGCTACTTCTCCCAATTCTCCGAGCTCGACGGCGATGCGACGATCACCGAGGTGCTCGTCGGCCTGTTCGCCGACATCCAGGCCGTCGAGGCCGAGCTCGCCTCCATCGACGCGACCATCGCCGCCGACCCGAGTGCGAGCCCCGAGCTCGACCGGCTCATCCACCGCCAGGCCGAGCTGTTCGAGGAGATGGACCGCCTCGACGGCTGGGACTACCCCCGCCGCATCGACAGGGCCCTGACAACGCTGGGGTTCACCGAGGCCCACCGCGTCTGTCCGATCGACGAGCTGTCGGGGGGCTGGCGCAACCGTGCGGCGCTCGCGAAGATCGTGCTCGAGGCCCCCGATGTGCTGCTGCTCGACGAGCCCACCAACTACCTCGATGTGGCCGGTGTCGAGTGGCTTGAAGCCTGGTTTCGCGACTTCCGCGGCGCCGCGATTGTCGTTAGCCACGACCGCAGGTTCCTGGATGTCGTCGTCACGCGCATCATCGAAGTCGAGAACTTTCATCTGCACGAGTACCCGGGAAACTTCGGCGAGTACGTGGTGCAGAAGCAGTTCCGGCTCAAGAGTCTCGAGCAGCAGTTCGTGCACGAATCCGAACTGCTCGCCTTCGAGGCGGAGGGCATTTCCGACCGCCGGGAGGCCGCGAAGGCCGCGAGCCGCAGCCTCGACAAGCAGCTCTCGCACATCAAGAAGTCCCGTGCTCCGCGCCCTGTCGACCAGATCATCACCGAGATCTACGGCGGACTCCACATCAAGGACGTGCTCGGCCGGGTCGAGATGCTGAGCAAGACCTACGGCGAGAAGGTGCTGTTCGACGGGCTCAACCTCGAGATCCGGCGCGGCAACCGCATCGTCGTGCTCGGGTCGAACGGCAGCGGCAAGACCACCCTGCTGCGCGTGCTGACGGGGGAGGAGGATGCCGACTCCGGCGAGGTCGCGTGGGCGAAGGGGGCAGGGGTCGTGTCGTACAACCGGATGCTGGACGAGCTCGACGGCGACGACACCGTCACCCACGCTGTCAACGCGATGCCCGGCAGTCTCGCCTTCACCGCGACCCGTAAATCTGTGAACCGATTCCTCGGTATGTTCCAGTTCTCCGAGGCCGACCTGAAGCAGCGCATCGGCAACCTCTCCGGCGGGCAGCGCGCGCGTGTGGCGATGGCGCAGTGCCTGCTCTCGGGGGCATCCGTTCTGCTGCTCGACGAGCCGACCAACCACCTCGATATGGCCAGCACACAGGTCATGGAGCGGGCCCTCGTCCACTTCCCGGGTGCCGTCATCGTGGTCAGCCACGACAGGTTCTTCACCGACAAGATCGCCACCCGGCGGCTCGTCTTCGGCAGCGATGGCGCCGCGCCCGGCGAGATTGACGTGCGCGCCGCGTAG
- a CDS encoding DoxX family membrane protein, which yields MTTGIAASRPRTSLPRALARIALGAFLLVAGISHLTTNREAFQAQVPEWLPLDADFVVLASGVVEILLGLALIVLPRQRVLVGWVTAAFFVAIFPGNISQFVTATDSFGLNTDLARGIRLLFQPLLVLWALWSTGAWRDWRIRRSSTSAER from the coding sequence ATGACCACCGGTATCGCTGCCTCCCGTCCTCGCACCTCTCTCCCACGCGCGCTGGCCCGCATCGCGCTGGGGGCGTTCCTGCTGGTCGCCGGGATCAGCCACCTCACCACGAACCGCGAGGCGTTCCAAGCGCAGGTGCCGGAATGGCTGCCGCTCGACGCCGACTTTGTCGTGCTCGCCTCGGGTGTCGTCGAAATTCTCCTCGGGCTCGCGCTGATCGTGCTGCCGCGGCAGCGGGTTCTCGTCGGCTGGGTGACCGCGGCGTTCTTCGTCGCGATCTTCCCCGGCAACATCTCCCAGTTCGTCACGGCCACCGATTCGTTCGGCCTGAACACCGACCTCGCCCGCGGCATCCGTCTGCTGTTCCAGCCGCTGCTGGTGCTCTGGGCGCTCTGGTCGACGGGCGCGTGGCGCGACTGGCGAATCAGGCGCTCGAGCACCAGCGCTGAACGGTAG
- a CDS encoding phosphatase PAP2 family protein, with protein sequence MAHERDDKPSTAVALRGLHERFIVEERVVAAPVRRRLYLIATVLVIVPLGAFVVILIDVLRGGELSSIDAPVQAWLNSVQSEFLTATMTGLSVLFGPPIFPIVALVLVLGWVFTARHAWRPLLLAGGTLVAIVGVRLIAELVGRARPPVRGMLIGPELSESFPSGHVVGAAAIMLLTAYLVFSRRRNPRTAVAAFVVASLGIVATAASRVYLGYHWATDAAGAVCIALIVLGFVIVIDTHRTVRVADSG encoded by the coding sequence GTGGCCCACGAACGTGATGACAAACCCTCTACAGCTGTGGCGCTGCGTGGCCTGCACGAGAGGTTCATCGTGGAGGAACGGGTCGTGGCGGCGCCCGTGCGGCGCAGGCTCTACCTCATCGCGACCGTGTTGGTCATTGTGCCGCTCGGTGCCTTCGTCGTGATCCTCATCGATGTGCTGCGGGGCGGCGAGCTGTCGAGCATCGACGCGCCGGTGCAGGCCTGGCTGAACTCGGTGCAATCAGAGTTCCTCACCGCAACGATGACGGGCCTGTCGGTGCTGTTCGGCCCACCCATTTTTCCGATCGTGGCACTCGTCCTCGTGCTGGGCTGGGTGTTCACCGCGCGTCACGCCTGGCGCCCTCTGCTGCTTGCGGGCGGCACGCTGGTCGCGATTGTCGGCGTTCGGCTGATCGCGGAGCTGGTCGGCCGCGCCCGCCCGCCGGTGCGGGGCATGCTCATCGGCCCCGAGCTCAGCGAATCGTTTCCGTCCGGGCACGTGGTCGGCGCCGCCGCCATCATGCTTCTCACGGCCTACCTTGTGTTCTCCCGGCGGAGGAACCCCCGCACGGCCGTCGCCGCCTTCGTCGTCGCGTCGCTCGGTATCGTCGCGACTGCCGCGAGTCGGGTCTACCTGGGCTACCACTGGGCGACGGATGCTGCGGGCGCCGTCTGCATCGCGCTGATCGTGCTGGGGTTTGTCATCGTGATCGATACGCACCGGACTGTGCGCGTGGCCGACAGCGGCTAG